The following proteins come from a genomic window of Coleofasciculaceae cyanobacterium:
- a CDS encoding ABC transporter permease, with amino-acid sequence MTSSSKLTRIPLIQSFRQLIAPMFGNTSSHKLARRVLSLVIFFGVWQFLCQIEFDFIIKFNFLPSPIEVVAATWEFFTGDPWIHFQSSITRVLLGYAIASCLGIILGIFIGAFQKVDDFLSPPLELLRPIPAVAWIPLAILMFPTAEAGMIFITFIGGFFPVLISTIKGVESTINDTLLIQVGQCLGAKTRHTFIDIIIPGALPSIASGLVIGMGNAWFCLVTAEILAGRYGIGYITWESYVTSNYPPIVMGMLLIGLMGAFSSWAVSRLTAALMPWRTIKK; translated from the coding sequence ATGACTAGCTCCTCTAAATTAACTAGAATTCCTTTGATTCAAAGTTTTCGTCAGCTAATTGCCCCAATGTTTGGAAATACTAGCTCTCATAAATTGGCGCGACGTGTTTTATCTTTGGTTATCTTTTTTGGAGTTTGGCAGTTTTTATGCCAGATCGAGTTTGATTTCATCATCAAGTTTAACTTTTTACCTTCACCCATAGAAGTAGTCGCAGCTACCTGGGAATTTTTTACGGGCGATCCTTGGATTCATTTCCAGTCCAGTATTACCAGGGTGTTATTAGGTTATGCGATCGCCTCTTGTTTGGGGATCATTTTGGGAATCTTTATCGGTGCGTTTCAAAAAGTCGACGATTTTTTATCGCCACCTTTAGAATTATTGCGTCCAATTCCCGCAGTAGCCTGGATTCCTCTGGCTATTTTAATGTTTCCCACTGCCGAAGCAGGGATGATCTTTATTACCTTTATAGGTGGCTTTTTTCCCGTTTTGATTAGCACTATCAAAGGAGTAGAAAGCACCATCAATGACACGCTTTTGATTCAGGTCGGACAGTGTTTGGGGGCAAAAACCCGACATACCTTTATAGACATCATCATTCCTGGAGCATTACCCAGCATTGCTAGTGGTTTGGTTATCGGCATGGGTAATGCCTGGTTTTGTTTGGTAACGGCAGAAATTCTGGCAGGACGCTATGGCATAGGTTATATAACCTGGGAATCTTATGTTACTTCCAACTATCCGCCAATTGTCATGGGAATGCTGCTAATTGGATTGATGGGTGCCTTTAGTTCTTGGGCGGTTAGTCGTTTGACTGCTGCATTAATGCCTTGGAGAACGATTAAAAAATAA
- a CDS encoding ABC transporter ATP-binding protein translates to MQNVTVQTLTTAQLTKELVGLVEVEGLSVTFGCRERPTKVLDNINFQVEPGSFVCLLGPSGCGKSTLLNSIAGFIRPTTGCISVDRQAVTKPGAERGFVFQQYSLLPWKTTAQNVEFGLRIKGMAKKQRRELVDEYLYRVGLYKHRNSYPHQLSGGMKQRASIIRALVNSPSVLLMDEPFGALDAQTRHMMQELLMEIWSDLKTTVVFVTHDIEEAVFLSDRILILGINPGHIKEDILVDFKRPRHIDDTMTPEFAQLSRQVFEVIREETLKSMER, encoded by the coding sequence ATGCAAAATGTCACGGTGCAAACGTTAACAACAGCTCAATTAACCAAAGAATTAGTAGGATTAGTAGAAGTAGAAGGCTTATCAGTTACTTTTGGCTGTCGCGAGCGCCCGACTAAAGTATTAGATAATATCAATTTTCAAGTTGAACCAGGTTCGTTTGTATGTTTGTTAGGACCATCTGGCTGTGGCAAATCAACTTTACTCAATTCGATCGCGGGATTTATTCGTCCAACGACAGGCTGTATTTCAGTAGATCGGCAAGCCGTAACCAAACCAGGAGCCGAGCGCGGTTTTGTCTTTCAGCAGTATTCCCTGCTTCCCTGGAAAACTACCGCTCAAAATGTCGAATTTGGCTTGCGAATTAAAGGTATGGCAAAAAAACAGCGACGCGAGTTGGTCGATGAATATCTCTATCGAGTTGGTTTGTACAAGCATCGTAATTCTTATCCCCACCAGCTTTCAGGAGGAATGAAGCAACGAGCTAGTATCATTAGAGCATTAGTCAATTCCCCTTCAGTTTTATTGATGGATGAACCTTTTGGCGCATTGGATGCACAAACGCGACATATGATGCAAGAACTGTTGATGGAGATTTGGAGCGATTTAAAAACTACCGTTGTTTTTGTCACTCACGATATTGAAGAGGCGGTTTTTTTAAGCGATCGTATTTTAATTTTGGGCATAAATCCAGGGCATATTAAAGAAGATATTTTAGTAGATTTCAAACGTCCGCGTCACATCGACGACACCATGACACCAGAATTTGCTCAACTCAGTCGTCAAGTATTTGAAGTTATTCGCGAAGAAACTCTAAAAAGTATGGAACG